The following are encoded in a window of Nibricoccus aquaticus genomic DNA:
- a CDS encoding AMP-binding protein, translating into MESPVFRRYSYLPRLVELVAVFIARLLYRVQVRGAERVPETGGMLLLANHLSYADPVVLQLACPRRLHFVGYAGLKENWFMNLVFKWSGTIPISPRSAVESTRRIVRLLEAGEAVCLFPEGEISRTGQLMQIKRGFELMAKKAGVPVVPVAHDGLWGSVFSFSGNKYLFKAPRVMPTPVCVSFGEAIPAAEATAARVRRDLLDLGYEAFMERPVLKRHLGREVVRSLAKRPWSTQVIDRTSERREVSAGKLLGAAAALSRRLRKTVPGKRVGIVLPPGAGAFIANVAVVCAGKVPVNLNFTAGKAAIESSLRAAEIDTVLTADVVKVKLPAFPWPEKSLDLRKEILAAGKVSVLLWTIAAWVLPNQLVPVLLGIPSKGDNEEAGLLFTSGSSGDPKGVVLSHRNILANCWQISSLSILPNTAILMGCLPVFHSFGFTVTLWYPLLRGCHLVTVPSPLDTRKIVDAIRDEGVTVMIGAPTFLRPILKRAETWELRSLELLVSGAEKMPRDLYDAFTERFHIEIMQGYGLTETTPVANVNQHHPPVITETGSHQDGKRLGSVGRMMPGVTARIVDPDTFAEKPQTETGMLLFRGPNVFGGYLKDAEKTAAAFRDGWFVTGDLARFDEDGFLFIEGRLSRFSKIGGEMVPHGTVENAIASAFDWDSAEIQAVVVGVPDAAKGEALVLLTTQDVTLEQLREKLQAAGLAALWIPKTIKRVEAIPMLGTGKVDLKGCRQAAMEA; encoded by the coding sequence ATGGAATCCCCTGTTTTCAGGCGGTACTCGTACCTGCCGCGCCTTGTTGAGCTTGTTGCCGTTTTTATCGCCCGTCTGCTGTACCGTGTGCAGGTGCGTGGGGCGGAGCGGGTGCCGGAGACGGGCGGGATGTTGCTGCTGGCGAATCATCTTTCGTACGCGGATCCGGTGGTGCTGCAGCTGGCATGTCCGCGTCGGCTGCATTTTGTCGGCTATGCGGGGCTGAAGGAAAACTGGTTTATGAACCTGGTTTTTAAGTGGAGCGGGACTATTCCGATTTCTCCGCGGAGCGCGGTGGAGAGCACGCGGCGGATTGTGCGGTTGCTGGAGGCGGGGGAGGCGGTGTGCCTTTTTCCCGAGGGAGAAATTTCGCGGACGGGACAGTTGATGCAGATCAAGCGTGGGTTCGAACTCATGGCGAAGAAGGCGGGAGTGCCGGTGGTGCCGGTGGCGCATGATGGATTGTGGGGCTCGGTGTTTTCGTTTTCGGGCAACAAGTATCTTTTCAAGGCGCCGCGCGTGATGCCGACGCCGGTGTGCGTGAGTTTCGGCGAGGCGATCCCGGCGGCGGAAGCGACGGCGGCGCGGGTGCGGAGGGATCTGCTCGATCTCGGTTACGAGGCGTTCATGGAGCGGCCGGTACTCAAGCGGCATCTGGGGCGCGAGGTGGTGCGGTCGCTGGCGAAGCGGCCGTGGTCAACTCAAGTGATCGACCGGACGTCGGAGCGGCGCGAGGTGTCTGCGGGCAAGTTGCTGGGTGCGGCGGCGGCGTTGTCGCGACGGCTGAGGAAAACGGTGCCAGGCAAACGTGTGGGCATCGTGCTGCCGCCGGGGGCGGGGGCTTTCATCGCGAACGTGGCGGTGGTGTGCGCGGGGAAGGTGCCGGTGAATTTGAATTTCACGGCGGGCAAGGCGGCCATCGAGTCGAGTCTGCGTGCCGCAGAAATCGATACGGTGCTGACGGCTGACGTGGTGAAGGTGAAGCTGCCGGCGTTTCCTTGGCCGGAGAAGTCGCTCGATCTGCGCAAAGAGATTCTGGCGGCGGGCAAGGTTTCCGTGCTGCTCTGGACGATCGCGGCGTGGGTGCTGCCGAATCAGCTGGTGCCGGTGCTGCTGGGTATTCCGAGCAAGGGAGACAACGAGGAGGCGGGGTTGTTGTTCACGAGCGGGAGTTCGGGCGATCCGAAGGGCGTGGTGCTTTCGCATCGGAACATTCTGGCGAACTGCTGGCAGATCTCGTCGCTCTCGATTCTGCCGAACACGGCGATTTTGATGGGGTGTCTGCCGGTGTTTCACAGCTTCGGATTCACGGTGACGTTGTGGTATCCGCTGCTGCGCGGGTGTCATCTGGTGACGGTGCCGAGTCCGCTCGATACACGGAAGATCGTGGATGCTATCCGGGACGAGGGCGTGACAGTGATGATCGGTGCGCCGACATTTCTACGGCCAATCTTGAAGCGGGCGGAGACGTGGGAGCTGCGGTCGCTGGAGTTGCTGGTGTCGGGCGCGGAGAAGATGCCGCGCGATCTGTACGACGCGTTTACCGAGCGTTTCCACATCGAGATCATGCAGGGTTACGGGCTGACGGAGACGACGCCGGTGGCGAATGTGAACCAGCATCATCCGCCGGTGATCACGGAGACGGGCTCGCATCAGGATGGGAAGCGATTGGGCTCGGTCGGGCGCATGATGCCGGGTGTGACGGCGCGCATTGTCGATCCCGATACGTTTGCGGAGAAGCCGCAGACGGAGACGGGGATGTTGTTGTTTCGCGGGCCGAATGTTTTTGGCGGCTATCTGAAGGACGCGGAGAAGACGGCGGCGGCGTTTCGCGACGGCTGGTTCGTGACGGGCGATCTGGCGCGTTTCGATGAGGACGGGTTTTTGTTTATCGAGGGTCGGCTGTCGCGGTTTTCGAAGATCGGCGGCGAGATGGTGCCGCATGGGACGGTGGAGAATGCGATCGCGTCGGCGTTCGATTGGGACTCGGCGGAGATTCAGGCGGTGGTGGTCGGCGTGCCGGATGCGGCGAAGGGCGAGGCGCTGGTGTTGCTGACGACGCAGGACGTCACGCTGGAGCAGTTGCGCGAGAAGTTGCAGGCTGCGGGGCTGGCGGCGCTGTGGATTCCGAAGACGATCAAGCGCGTGGAAGCGATTCCGATGCTGGGGACGGGCAAGGTCGATCTGAAGGGGTGCAGGCAGGCGGCGATGGAGGCGTGA
- a CDS encoding AAA family ATPase, protein MIASVAFRNFKALRNAHLELAPFNLVIGPNGSGKTSLIDALMRLRSLSKLPLREPVPEAERDIHDGPEVTFQFTPPYEASEAVIGCVSDTQCDLLQVDPVGKDWPELRTRLQGMRSYVFDHHAIAARSAAREGAELTTTGGNLAAVLATLRKNHPEDFAALSAELMRILPEYAAIDCETGKDGMVGFVLVLREGGERIPADNVSQGTLYLLTMLALAFDATPPSVVCIEEIDRGFHPRLLRDVRDVLYRLSHPAGFGLKREPVQVIATTHSPYLLDLFRDHPEEIVISEKIGAAATFSRLAERGDLKELLEEGTLGDMWFTGILGGVPEEKND, encoded by the coding sequence GTGATCGCCTCCGTCGCTTTCCGGAATTTCAAGGCGCTGCGTAATGCTCATCTTGAGCTGGCGCCTTTCAATCTTGTGATCGGGCCGAATGGCTCGGGGAAAACGAGTCTCATCGATGCGCTGATGCGGTTGCGGTCGCTGTCGAAGCTGCCGCTGCGCGAGCCGGTGCCGGAAGCGGAGCGGGATATTCACGATGGGCCCGAGGTGACGTTTCAGTTTACGCCGCCGTATGAGGCGTCGGAGGCGGTGATCGGGTGCGTGTCGGACACGCAGTGCGATTTGTTGCAGGTTGATCCGGTCGGGAAGGATTGGCCGGAGCTGCGCACGCGGCTGCAGGGGATGCGGAGTTATGTGTTCGATCATCACGCGATCGCGGCGCGGTCGGCGGCGCGGGAGGGCGCGGAGTTAACGACGACGGGTGGGAATCTCGCGGCGGTGCTGGCGACATTGCGGAAGAATCATCCGGAGGATTTTGCGGCGTTGAGCGCGGAGCTGATGCGGATTTTGCCGGAGTACGCGGCGATCGACTGCGAGACGGGGAAGGACGGGATGGTCGGGTTCGTGCTGGTGTTGCGCGAAGGCGGGGAGCGCATCCCGGCGGACAATGTTTCGCAGGGGACGCTTTATCTGCTGACGATGCTGGCACTGGCGTTCGATGCGACGCCGCCGTCTGTCGTGTGTATTGAAGAAATCGATCGCGGGTTTCATCCACGGCTGCTGCGGGATGTGCGCGATGTGCTTTACCGACTGAGTCATCCGGCAGGGTTTGGGCTGAAGCGCGAGCCCGTGCAGGTGATTGCGACGACGCATTCGCCGTACCTGCTGGATCTGTTTCGCGATCATCCGGAGGAGATCGTCATCTCGGAGAAGATCGGGGCGGCGGCGACATTTTCGCGGCTGGCGGAGCGGGGGGATTTGAAGGAGCTGCTGGAAGAAGGGACGCTCGGCGACATGTGGTTCACGGGGATTCTGGGCGGTGTGCCGGAGGAGAAAAATGACTGA
- a CDS encoding MarR family winged helix-turn-helix transcriptional regulator — protein sequence MSSTGPDLIAAVMATADALMRESHRLFRPHGLTGAQYNVLNVLAARDEAMSQRELSDVLVVDRSNVTGLLDRMEKAGWVKRADDPADRRVYRISLTAAGRKLWAKVRPKYEDSVAAVTRGLGAAQMKAGIELLQCLEKASVNWRGGADRKIL from the coding sequence ATGTCTTCGACCGGTCCCGATCTGATTGCAGCTGTCATGGCCACGGCAGATGCGCTTATGCGCGAGAGTCACCGGCTGTTTCGTCCGCACGGACTGACCGGGGCGCAGTATAATGTGCTGAACGTGCTGGCGGCGCGGGATGAGGCGATGAGCCAGCGGGAGTTGAGCGATGTGCTGGTGGTTGATCGGTCGAATGTGACGGGGTTGCTCGACCGGATGGAAAAAGCCGGGTGGGTGAAGCGGGCGGATGATCCGGCGGACCGGCGGGTTTACCGGATCTCGCTGACGGCGGCGGGGCGGAAGTTGTGGGCAAAGGTGCGGCCGAAGTACGAAGACAGCGTGGCGGCGGTGACGCGCGGGCTGGGGGCGGCGCAGATGAAGGCGGGCATAGAGCTTTTGCAGTGCTTGGAAAAAGCGTCGGTCAACTGGCGGGGCGGAGCAGACAGGAAAATACTTTGA